In Fibrobacter sp. UWR2, the following are encoded in one genomic region:
- a CDS encoding ABC transporter substrate-binding protein translates to MIGMKTIAKTAAVITAAGALFGCDSSSEQQAAEGALPRQQTLYLSGQQWGAPATFNPLAESWMAAWPVGGRFNLVYEPLVTYNTLNGQVEALLGTLVPELSNNDSIVVDLNPAAKWSDGKQVNSNDVKFIFTNGSINTTEQISAIHVDTLKAEPAAADAPVTERISFIVAKDKRNNPLSVMDLLQAIRIVPAHVFEPLVAEKGLDEVKKLMMDKNPVVSGPYTIKDYSANKIILERRDDYWGNAALHEGKLPAPKFIVHPIYKSNEHNTIALRKGELDASMSFIPRIGDLKSAGVHTWLNDAPFFTPGAMPMLMINTMKEPLNDKRFRRALATAIDYNAIRQFALSGYTSQLQPGLIMPTNLEGKYINAEDQKVGVKLDIVDEAERLNTVKAMLSEAGYKSVFKDDGSLDHMENAKGEKIPTLFITSPAGWTDWESIVNIAVEGMRKAGIDVREGFVDGGQYWPAMGTGNFDLIMHKPTADVSPSLPWSRFNEVMSSRDWQKLGDWAGTNIGRYNQPGTKEFRPEVDKLLAEIPLMTDEAKKAEAYRELNKIFMEDQPAIPLAYLPEQYYEFSDKVWTNWPSADNAYAPAQLPWIASGTKVLWNLKLK, encoded by the coding sequence ATGATTGGAATGAAAACTATTGCCAAGACTGCTGCCGTGATTACGGCCGCGGGTGCCCTTTTTGGGTGTGATAGCAGCAGCGAGCAGCAGGCCGCCGAAGGCGCACTGCCCCGCCAGCAAACGCTTTACTTGTCTGGTCAGCAGTGGGGTGCCCCTGCTACGTTCAACCCGCTCGCCGAAAGCTGGATGGCCGCATGGCCGGTGGGTGGCCGCTTCAACCTGGTGTACGAACCGCTCGTCACCTATAACACCCTGAATGGTCAGGTGGAAGCCCTTCTTGGTACGCTCGTTCCGGAACTTTCCAACAACGACAGCATCGTGGTCGACCTGAACCCCGCCGCCAAGTGGAGCGACGGCAAGCAGGTGAACTCCAACGACGTGAAGTTCATCTTCACGAACGGTTCCATCAACACGACCGAACAGATTTCCGCAATCCACGTGGATACCCTCAAGGCCGAACCGGCAGCGGCGGATGCTCCCGTTACCGAACGCATTTCCTTCATTGTGGCTAAGGACAAGCGCAACAACCCGCTTTCTGTGATGGACCTCCTCCAGGCTATCCGCATCGTGCCGGCTCACGTGTTTGAACCGCTCGTTGCCGAAAAGGGTCTCGACGAAGTCAAGAAGCTCATGATGGACAAGAACCCGGTCGTTTCTGGCCCGTACACCATCAAGGACTACTCTGCGAACAAGATTATCCTCGAACGTCGTGATGACTACTGGGGCAACGCTGCCCTCCACGAAGGCAAGCTCCCGGCTCCGAAGTTCATCGTTCACCCGATCTACAAGAGCAACGAACACAACACCATCGCTCTCCGCAAGGGCGAACTCGATGCTTCCATGTCCTTCATTCCTCGTATTGGCGACCTCAAGAGCGCTGGCGTGCACACCTGGTTGAACGATGCTCCGTTCTTCACTCCGGGCGCTATGCCGATGCTCATGATCAACACCATGAAGGAACCCCTCAACGACAAGCGCTTCCGTCGTGCTCTCGCTACGGCCATCGACTACAACGCTATCCGTCAGTTTGCTCTCTCCGGTTACACCTCTCAGTTGCAGCCGGGCCTCATCATGCCGACGAACCTCGAAGGCAAGTACATCAACGCCGAAGACCAGAAGGTCGGCGTGAAGCTCGACATTGTTGACGAAGCCGAACGCCTCAACACCGTGAAGGCCATGCTCTCCGAAGCCGGCTACAAGTCCGTGTTCAAGGATGACGGTTCTCTCGACCACATGGAAAATGCCAAGGGCGAAAAGATCCCGACCCTCTTCATCACGTCTCCGGCCGGCTGGACCGACTGGGAATCCATCGTGAACATCGCTGTCGAAGGCATGCGCAAGGCCGGTATCGACGTTCGTGAAGGTTTCGTGGATGGCGGTCAGTACTGGCCTGCCATGGGCACCGGCAACTTCGACCTCATCATGCACAAGCCGACTGCCGACGTGTCTCCGTCTCTCCCGTGGAGCCGCTTCAACGAAGTTATGTCTAGCCGTGACTGGCAGAAGCTCGGTGACTGGGCCGGCACCAACATCGGCCGTTACAACCAGCCGGGCACCAAGGAATTCCGCCCCGAAGTGGACAAGCTCCTTGCTGAAATCCCGCTCATGACCGACGAAGCCAAGAAGGCTGAAGCCTACCGCGAACTCAACAAGATCTTCATGGAAGACCAGCCGGCGATTCCGCTCGCTTACCTCCCGGAACAGTACTACGAGTTCAGCGACAAGGTTTGGACCAACTGGCCGTCTGCCGACAATGCCTATGCCCCGGCCCAGCTGCCGTGGATCGCTTCCGGCACGAAGGTTCTCTGGAACCTGAAGCTCAAGTAA
- a CDS encoding ABC transporter permease yields MLKQYPMLRYVLQKAFWYLLTFVVAVAINFTLPRMGENNPVDIIMGKAAQGLSPEQAKLKKETLLKAFGMAELDDQGNVIYDPEVDENGQVKMVKVPKKENGAVVLKTVKVTDAEGNPVMEERQKLDEQGNPVFEEKPVLDEKGKPVMEKDPKTKKKVAKVEQVAVMEQFQVERQDTVMIDTVLRKTDPRLASGISQFFVYIKNVFKGDLGLSYSQYPKPVTEIIKESLPWTLAIQAPTIILGWIVGNLLGAFAAYKRGIFDKVFFPCAMFLNGVPFFVFGMLLVALFSITLGWFPAMGAYSPDIPELTFTWNNIKSVGYYYVLPFFSVFPILLSGQATGMRSMSIYELGTDYMKYAKWLGLREGKIISYVFRNAMLPQLTGLAQSLGAMVGGALITEMIFSYPGLGMAMLTAIQQNDYATIQGCTLMISTCVLVANFAVDVLIAIFDPRVKAGLQMGGK; encoded by the coding sequence ATGCTTAAACAGTATCCCATGCTGCGCTACGTCTTGCAGAAGGCGTTCTGGTATCTTCTGACATTCGTCGTAGCTGTCGCAATTAACTTCACTCTACCGCGTATGGGTGAAAACAACCCGGTAGATATCATTATGGGTAAGGCCGCCCAGGGCCTTTCTCCGGAACAAGCCAAACTCAAGAAGGAAACCTTGCTCAAGGCCTTCGGTATGGCCGAACTTGACGACCAGGGCAACGTAATCTACGACCCCGAAGTCGATGAGAACGGCCAGGTGAAGATGGTTAAGGTCCCGAAGAAGGAAAACGGCGCGGTAGTTCTCAAGACGGTCAAGGTGACGGATGCCGAAGGCAATCCGGTCATGGAAGAACGTCAGAAACTTGACGAACAAGGTAATCCCGTGTTCGAAGAGAAGCCGGTTCTCGACGAGAAGGGCAAGCCCGTGATGGAAAAGGACCCGAAGACCAAGAAGAAGGTTGCTAAGGTCGAACAGGTTGCTGTCATGGAACAGTTCCAGGTTGAACGCCAGGATACGGTCATGATAGATACTGTCTTGCGCAAGACTGACCCCAGGCTTGCGTCCGGCATTTCCCAGTTCTTTGTCTACATCAAGAACGTCTTCAAGGGTGACCTCGGCCTTTCTTACAGCCAGTACCCGAAGCCGGTTACCGAGATTATCAAGGAATCCCTCCCGTGGACCCTTGCTATCCAGGCCCCGACCATTATCCTCGGCTGGATTGTCGGTAACCTTCTCGGTGCCTTCGCTGCATACAAGCGCGGCATCTTCGACAAGGTGTTCTTCCCCTGCGCCATGTTCCTCAACGGTGTGCCGTTCTTCGTGTTCGGTATGCTCCTGGTGGCGCTCTTCTCCATTACGCTCGGCTGGTTCCCGGCCATGGGCGCCTACAGCCCGGATATTCCGGAACTTACCTTCACCTGGAACAACATCAAGAGCGTCGGGTACTACTATGTGCTTCCGTTCTTCTCGGTGTTCCCGATCCTCCTTTCGGGTCAGGCAACCGGTATGCGTTCCATGTCCATCTACGAACTCGGTACCGACTACATGAAGTACGCGAAGTGGCTGGGTCTCCGTGAAGGCAAGATTATCAGCTACGTGTTCCGTAACGCCATGCTCCCGCAGCTCACTGGCCTTGCCCAGAGCCTCGGTGCGATGGTGGGCGGCGCCCTCATTACCGAAATGATTTTCTCTTACCCCGGCCTCGGTATGGCGATGCTTACCGCCATCCAGCAGAACGACTACGCTACGATTCAGGGCTGCACGCTCATGATCTCTACCTGCGTGCTTGTCGCTAACTTCGCGGTCGACGTTTTGATTGCAATCTTTGACCCGCGCGTCAAGGCCGGTCTCCAGATGGGAGGTAAGTAA
- a CDS encoding glycoside hydrolase family 26 protein yields the protein MNKKFLFSMVLAPVTAMAFQVGAWVGGPGQYPQPTQQNVQAFQDLQGTHLDLISYFALFDINDWNATAQYANVAKNNGSTLVVTWMANGYNAQELVNGKADNYIREYAKGVKGFGDEIWLRPLHEANGDWYDWGVGKSGAGNTDANVAEAFRHIVKIFKEEGVTNVKWVWTTNASNQGSGTTLTGNYPGDEYVDYISIDGYNWGTCQSWSSWQTFSQVFKKAYNALANIDKPLFIAEISSSERGGNKAEWITDMFEHFATDFSRVFAVMWFSQSKEANEGDWALNTSQAAVDAWKAGIAKMKASEPKSSSSEAVHESSSSVSSSSSTTAIRTGGITDKFSFRQQGGKLLLQVDRAMTASVVQFDHQGRILWQSAVQKFTPGEHALDVPETSTRSIYRLVPQR from the coding sequence ATGAACAAGAAGTTCCTATTCTCGATGGTTCTCGCACCCGTGACGGCAATGGCCTTCCAGGTCGGCGCATGGGTCGGTGGGCCCGGGCAGTACCCGCAACCCACGCAGCAGAACGTGCAAGCATTCCAGGATTTGCAGGGCACGCACCTCGACCTCATCAGTTATTTTGCGCTCTTTGACATCAACGACTGGAACGCGACTGCGCAGTACGCGAACGTCGCGAAGAACAACGGTTCCACGCTGGTGGTGACCTGGATGGCGAACGGCTACAACGCGCAGGAACTGGTGAACGGCAAGGCCGACAACTACATCCGTGAATATGCAAAGGGCGTCAAGGGCTTCGGCGACGAAATCTGGCTCAGACCGCTCCATGAAGCAAATGGAGACTGGTATGACTGGGGGGTAGGAAAATCGGGCGCCGGCAATACCGACGCGAACGTCGCCGAAGCTTTCCGCCACATCGTGAAAATCTTCAAGGAAGAAGGCGTCACGAACGTCAAGTGGGTATGGACCACCAACGCCTCGAACCAGGGCAGCGGCACCACGCTCACGGGCAACTATCCCGGCGACGAGTACGTGGACTACATCTCCATCGACGGCTACAACTGGGGCACGTGCCAGAGCTGGTCCAGCTGGCAGACGTTCTCGCAGGTTTTCAAGAAGGCGTACAACGCGCTCGCGAACATCGACAAGCCGCTCTTTATCGCCGAAATCTCAAGCTCCGAGAGGGGCGGCAACAAGGCCGAATGGATTACCGACATGTTCGAGCATTTTGCCACGGACTTCTCGCGCGTTTTCGCGGTGATGTGGTTCAGCCAGAGCAAAGAAGCGAACGAGGGCGACTGGGCACTCAACACCTCGCAGGCCGCCGTTGACGCCTGGAAGGCGGGCATCGCGAAGATGAAGGCAAGTGAGCCCAAATCTTCGAGCAGCGAAGCAGTTCACGAATCGTCAAGTTCCGTCAGTTCGTCCAGCAGCACTACCGCCATACGCACCGGCGGGATTACAGACAAGTTTTCGTTCCGGCAGCAGGGCGGCAAGTTGCTCTTGCAGGTCGACCGCGCCATGACCGCGAGCGTCGTGCAGTTCGACCATCAGGGCCGCATCCTGTGGCAGAGCGCTGTGCAAAAGTTCACCCCGGGCGAGCACGCGCTGGACGTTCCCGAGACGAGCACGCGCAGCATCTACAGGCTCGTGCCACAGCGGTAG
- a CDS encoding ABC transporter ATP-binding protein, with translation MLSDKPVVFSAKRISKDFGAGKTLKTAVKDVSFDIYDEEFISIVGGSGCGKSVLAKIMLGLYKPTRGQFLYRDKPIKNLKDHWNEVQSVFQDPFGCFNQFFTIRSQLEDALNILKNKPSKDEIRRRVDEGLMAVNVTPADIEGKYPFELSGGQMQRMLLARIFALRPKVLIADEATSMVDACVRANILDYLRKLKDELKMTVVFVTHDIGLANYVSDRIFIMHDGKIVNQGTPAEVLDNTNEPHTLRLLDDIPEVHKTEWIKNSHRSKK, from the coding sequence ATGCTAAGTGATAAGCCCGTTGTATTTTCTGCCAAGCGCATCAGCAAGGACTTTGGTGCGGGCAAGACCCTGAAGACCGCCGTGAAGGATGTTTCCTTTGATATCTATGACGAGGAATTCATCTCTATCGTGGGTGGCTCGGGCTGCGGCAAGTCCGTGCTCGCCAAGATCATGCTCGGCCTCTACAAGCCGACGCGTGGCCAGTTCCTTTACCGCGACAAGCCCATCAAGAACCTGAAGGACCACTGGAACGAAGTCCAGTCCGTTTTCCAGGACCCGTTCGGATGCTTCAACCAGTTCTTTACTATCCGTAGCCAGCTGGAAGACGCTCTGAACATCTTGAAGAACAAGCCCTCCAAGGACGAAATCCGCCGCCGCGTGGACGAAGGCCTGATGGCCGTGAACGTGACGCCTGCCGATATCGAAGGCAAGTACCCGTTCGAACTTTCCGGTGGTCAGATGCAGCGTATGCTCTTGGCCCGTATCTTCGCGCTCCGCCCGAAGGTTCTGATTGCTGACGAAGCTACCTCCATGGTGGACGCCTGCGTGCGTGCAAACATCCTCGATTACCTCCGCAAGTTGAAAGACGAACTGAAGATGACCGTGGTGTTCGTGACTCACGACATCGGCCTTGCAAACTACGTTTCGGACCGTATCTTCATTATGCATGACGGCAAGATCGTGAACCAGGGTACCCCTGCCGAGGTGCTCGACAACACGAACGAACCGCATACGCTCCGCCTGCTCGACGATATCCCGGAAGTCCACAAGACCGAATGGATCAAGAACAGCCATCGTAGCAAGAAGTAA
- the rpsG gene encoding 30S ribosomal protein S7, with amino-acid sequence MSRRRKALHRSILPDPRFKSVLVTELVGVVLKQGKKTIAEQIVYTALDLLDKKVEGKETPLEKFELCLENIKPRVEVKSRRVGGANYQVPMEVAPDRAKALALRWLLDAARNRNEPNMADRLAAELVAAKNGEGNAVRKKNDTHKMAEANKAFAHFRF; translated from the coding sequence ATGTCTAGAAGAAGAAAGGCTCTCCATCGCTCCATCCTCCCGGATCCGCGTTTCAAGTCTGTCCTCGTCACCGAACTCGTCGGTGTCGTGCTCAAGCAGGGTAAGAAGACCATCGCCGAACAGATTGTCTACACCGCCCTTGACCTCCTCGACAAGAAGGTCGAAGGCAAGGAAACCCCGCTCGAGAAGTTCGAACTCTGCCTCGAGAACATCAAGCCCCGCGTCGAAGTCAAGTCCCGCCGCGTCGGTGGTGCCAACTACCAGGTTCCTATGGAAGTTGCTCCGGACCGCGCCAAGGCTCTCGCCCTCCGCTGGCTCCTCGATGCCGCCCGTAACCGCAACGAACCGAACATGGCCGACCGCCTTGCCGCCGAACTCGTTGCTGCCAAGAACGGTGAAGGCAACGCTGTCCGCAAGAAGAACGACACGCACAAGATGGCCGAAGCCAACAAGGCTTTCGCTCACTTCCGTTTCTAA
- a CDS encoding ABC transporter ATP-binding protein: MSENVFEVENLSLFYLGRFGDKTHAVTNVSFSMKQGEILGIAGESGCGKSTLVSGLMGMCIPPLYPEGKSDVRVWNGTKMESLMNRKIEDVRANVLAQKVSMIPQGAFNALNPVRKIKDIAADVIAAHQQPGKKLDHKEIYDRLCERFDLFGMDTKRVLDSYPIQLTAGERQRSVIGISTLLNPQMVIADEPTSALDVSTQKEVIKMIFDLLDKGIFSTMIFITHELPLLYHVADNIAIMYAGEFVEKGTAEQVVKDPRHPYTQALMGAMLSTEASQRGRHPVAIEGAPPSLKKEIIGCRFAARCSKACPDCKKNTQNLRVVGDRDVRCDYAK, translated from the coding sequence ATGTCAGAAAATGTTTTTGAAGTAGAAAACCTCAGCCTGTTTTACCTGGGCCGCTTCGGCGACAAGACCCATGCCGTGACGAACGTTAGCTTCTCCATGAAGCAGGGCGAAATCCTCGGCATCGCGGGCGAATCCGGATGCGGTAAGTCGACTCTCGTGTCTGGCCTCATGGGTATGTGCATTCCGCCGCTTTATCCCGAAGGCAAGAGCGACGTGCGCGTGTGGAACGGCACCAAGATGGAATCCCTCATGAACCGCAAGATCGAGGACGTCCGTGCGAACGTTCTCGCCCAGAAGGTCTCGATGATTCCGCAGGGTGCGTTCAACGCCCTGAACCCGGTCCGCAAGATCAAGGACATCGCCGCCGACGTGATTGCCGCTCACCAGCAGCCCGGCAAGAAGCTCGACCACAAGGAAATTTACGACCGCCTCTGTGAACGTTTCGACCTGTTCGGAATGGACACGAAGCGCGTGCTTGATTCTTACCCGATTCAGCTGACCGCTGGTGAACGCCAGCGTTCCGTGATCGGTATCTCCACCCTGCTCAACCCGCAGATGGTGATTGCTGACGAACCGACTTCCGCTCTGGACGTTTCGACCCAGAAGGAAGTGATCAAGATGATTTTCGATCTTCTTGACAAGGGCATCTTCAGCACGATGATCTTCATTACCCACGAACTTCCGCTCCTGTACCACGTGGCCGATAACATCGCCATCATGTACGCCGGCGAATTTGTGGAAAAGGGTACGGCGGAACAGGTCGTCAAGGACCCGCGTCACCCGTACACGCAGGCACTCATGGGCGCCATGCTCAGTACCGAAGCGAGCCAGCGTGGCCGCCATCCGGTGGCTATCGAAGGCGCTCCTCCGAGCCTCAAGAAAGAAATCATCGGTTGCCGTTTCGCTGCCCGCTGCAGCAAGGCATGCCCCGATTGCAAGAAGAACACTCAGAATCTCCGCGTTGTCGGCGATCGTGACGTGAGGTGCGATTATGCTAAGTGA
- the eno gene encoding phosphopyruvate hydratase: MASKIKSVVARQILDSRGNPSLEVDVTLENGVKGHAAVPSGASTGEREACELRDGDKKTYCGKGTLTAVKNVNTKIAKKIIGMDPAKQTEVDDAMIALDGNRMLKNKLGANAILGVSMAVCCAAANDAKMPLYQYIAKLHGTKKLTLPCPMCNVINGGAHSSAPIDFQEFMIAPVGAKTFSKGLQMVTEIFHALKAVLKKAGFDTTVGDEGGFAPGVSIKPAKNKFGYEITGVMTLEKALDALKAATTNAGYKFGTDIKIALDVASSEFCDKNTKAGKPETYTFKKSTKKTVKSADMVKLYEKLIDKYSIFSIEDGLDEADWAGWKVMTDKLGGKINLVGDDLFVTNPTIFDEGIKAGIANAILIKVNQVGSVSETLAAIKRAQNEGYAPIVSHRSGETEDTFIADLAVGTAAGQIKTGSLSRTDRVCKYNRLLRIEEELGKAAVYAGDPRKACKAPAKKAACKKCCKK; this comes from the coding sequence ATGGCTTCTAAAATCAAATCCGTTGTTGCCCGCCAGATCCTCGACTCTCGCGGCAATCCCTCTCTCGAAGTTGATGTTACCCTCGAAAACGGCGTGAAGGGTCACGCTGCTGTCCCGAGCGGTGCTTCTACCGGCGAACGCGAAGCTTGCGAACTCCGCGACGGCGACAAGAAGACCTACTGCGGCAAGGGCACGCTCACTGCTGTGAAGAACGTGAACACCAAGATTGCCAAGAAGATCATCGGCATGGACCCGGCCAAGCAGACCGAAGTCGACGACGCCATGATCGCTCTCGACGGCAACCGCATGCTCAAGAACAAGCTCGGTGCAAACGCTATCCTCGGCGTTTCCATGGCTGTCTGCTGCGCCGCTGCTAACGACGCCAAGATGCCTCTCTACCAGTACATCGCCAAGCTCCATGGCACCAAGAAGCTCACGCTCCCGTGCCCGATGTGCAACGTGATCAACGGCGGTGCTCACTCCTCCGCCCCGATCGACTTCCAGGAATTCATGATCGCCCCGGTTGGCGCCAAGACGTTCTCCAAGGGCCTCCAGATGGTTACCGAAATCTTCCACGCCCTCAAGGCTGTGCTGAAGAAGGCCGGCTTCGACACCACCGTTGGTGACGAAGGTGGCTTCGCTCCTGGCGTTTCTATCAAGCCGGCTAAGAACAAGTTCGGTTACGAAATTACTGGCGTGATGACCCTCGAAAAGGCTCTCGACGCCCTCAAGGCTGCAACCACCAATGCCGGTTACAAGTTCGGCACTGACATCAAGATCGCTCTTGACGTTGCTTCCTCTGAATTCTGCGACAAGAACACCAAGGCTGGCAAGCCGGAAACCTACACCTTCAAGAAGAGCACCAAGAAGACTGTCAAGTCTGCCGACATGGTGAAGCTCTACGAAAAGCTCATCGACAAGTACTCCATCTTCTCCATTGAAGACGGTCTCGACGAAGCTGACTGGGCTGGCTGGAAGGTCATGACCGACAAGCTCGGTGGCAAGATCAACCTCGTGGGCGACGACCTGTTTGTGACCAACCCGACCATCTTCGACGAAGGCATCAAGGCCGGTATCGCTAACGCCATCCTTATCAAGGTGAACCAGGTCGGTTCTGTGTCCGAAACTCTCGCCGCCATCAAGCGCGCTCAGAACGAAGGCTATGCTCCGATCGTTTCTCACCGCTCTGGCGAAACCGAAGACACCTTCATTGCTGACCTCGCCGTCGGTACTGCCGCTGGCCAGATCAAGACTGGTTCTCTCTCCCGCACGGACCGCGTTTGCAAGTACAACCGCCTCCTCCGCATCGAAGAAGAACTCGGCAAGGCTGCCGTGTACGCCGGTGACCCGCGCAAGGCTTGCAAGGCCCCTGCTAAGAAGGCCGCTTGCAAGAAGTGCTGCAAGAAGTAA
- a CDS encoding ABC transporter permease, with protein MGKLLKNLLKSPMFVIGVSIFVLSLLIALFGPLFYHVDINARDMMAGPYAGSSADHLLGTDHLGRDYVSLLIAGLRSSLYVGLVAGVIATTIGVLVGLFGGFRGGWIDEVLNMLTNIFIVIPQFVILVLISSAVKDGRSLTLIGLIIGLTAWSWSARAVRAQASSLRSRDHIALARINGASTLTIVLKHVLPYLLSYVFMVFIMQVSSGILSEASISMIGLGPLDSTSLGIILNQAKDNGALSGGIWIAFLPATIIITLTVFALYLINTSMEGVFNPRLRK; from the coding sequence ATGGGTAAACTTCTTAAAAACCTTCTCAAGTCCCCGATGTTCGTGATTGGCGTGTCCATCTTTGTGCTGTCTCTTTTGATTGCGCTCTTTGGACCTCTCTTCTATCACGTTGACATCAATGCCCGCGACATGATGGCAGGCCCCTATGCCGGTTCTAGCGCAGACCACCTGCTCGGTACCGACCACCTCGGCCGTGACTACGTGTCGCTCCTGATTGCTGGCCTCCGCTCCTCGCTCTATGTGGGCCTGGTTGCCGGTGTCATCGCTACTACGATTGGTGTGCTTGTTGGTTTGTTCGGCGGTTTCCGCGGTGGCTGGATTGACGAAGTCCTGAACATGCTCACGAATATCTTTATCGTGATTCCGCAGTTCGTGATTCTCGTGCTCATCAGCTCTGCCGTGAAGGATGGCCGCTCCCTTACGCTGATTGGCCTTATCATCGGCCTTACCGCGTGGAGCTGGTCTGCCCGTGCCGTGCGTGCCCAGGCATCCTCCCTGCGTAGCCGCGACCACATCGCGCTTGCCCGCATCAACGGTGCCTCGACGCTCACCATCGTGCTGAAGCATGTGCTCCCGTACCTGCTTTCGTACGTGTTCATGGTGTTCATCATGCAGGTGTCCTCGGGTATCCTTTCCGAAGCCTCCATCTCCATGATCGGCCTCGGTCCTCTGGATTCCACTTCCCTCGGTATCATTTTGAACCAGGCGAAGGACAACGGTGCGCTTTCCGGCGGTATCTGGATTGCGTTCCTCCCGGCGACCATCATCATTACTCTCACGGTTTTCGCGCTCTACCTCATCAATACCTCGATGGAAGGCGTGTTTAACCCCAGGCTCCGCAAGTAA
- a CDS encoding glycoside hydrolase family 9 protein — translation MSVYKNVFYAGAALAAASLFTSVAFAGPLVNQLGYYPEAEKSVVYPGNDANGLEVRDLNGKTVLKLDAPDVYDWDYSGEEVQTFDISAVKTPGTYRLFRGGAYVGNPITVGNNVYEDLVKASLKWFYYQRASMPLLPQYAGKWARAAGHMDDKVIIYGSDKVTGGKGAGKVINSARGWYDAGDYGKYIVNSGITVFTLLEIYEHFPKYMDSLTWNIPREFPKYPELLEEIRYNLDWMLTLQDKDGGVYHKVTTLKFGGSVLPEDDVAPRYAIIKNMPASLDFAAVMAQASVVYRNIDKAYADKMLKAAESAYAWAKKNPKAIYKQPDDVQTGGYVPGDENGKDEFRWAAAELYRAKAVAGVKTDKAAAGYLKDLKGNPFTANGAWWGDVNMLAAFRVALDSADFDKDLVAAAKKTVMNEANNLRAVGDTSAYRLPAFPWSWNWGSNSAMANNGMVLVHAYLLTGDKSYLDGAQQCLDYLLGKNPMDITYVTGFGYRSPRNPHHRPSESDLVDDPVPGMLVGGPHLGKQDINLDGKEHWKCPNYAAADKPALAYIDNRCSYATNEVAINWNAPLAYLAAALEAIYSK, via the coding sequence ATGAGTGTATACAAGAATGTTTTTTATGCGGGCGCGGCCCTGGCTGCGGCATCTCTGTTTACTTCCGTGGCTTTTGCTGGCCCTCTCGTGAACCAGTTGGGCTATTACCCTGAAGCCGAAAAGTCGGTCGTGTACCCGGGCAACGACGCGAACGGCCTCGAGGTGCGTGACCTGAACGGAAAGACTGTGCTAAAGCTCGATGCTCCCGACGTGTACGACTGGGACTACAGCGGCGAGGAGGTGCAGACCTTCGATATCTCCGCCGTCAAGACACCAGGAACCTACCGCCTGTTCCGCGGTGGCGCCTACGTGGGCAACCCCATTACGGTCGGGAACAATGTCTACGAGGACCTGGTGAAGGCGAGCCTCAAGTGGTTCTACTACCAGCGCGCAAGCATGCCGCTTTTGCCGCAGTATGCGGGCAAGTGGGCGCGCGCTGCGGGCCACATGGATGATAAGGTTATCATATACGGTTCCGACAAGGTGACCGGTGGCAAGGGCGCCGGTAAGGTCATCAATTCCGCTCGCGGCTGGTACGATGCGGGCGACTACGGCAAGTACATCGTGAATTCCGGCATTACCGTTTTTACCTTGCTCGAGATTTACGAGCACTTCCCGAAGTACATGGATTCGCTGACCTGGAACATTCCGCGCGAGTTCCCGAAGTATCCGGAACTGCTCGAGGAAATCCGCTACAACCTGGACTGGATGCTTACCCTACAGGACAAGGACGGCGGTGTTTACCACAAGGTGACGACCTTGAAGTTTGGCGGGAGCGTGCTGCCCGAAGATGACGTGGCTCCGCGCTATGCGATTATCAAGAACATGCCCGCTTCGCTTGACTTTGCAGCCGTGATGGCGCAGGCGAGCGTCGTGTACAGGAACATCGACAAGGCCTATGCCGACAAGATGCTCAAGGCGGCAGAAAGCGCATATGCCTGGGCGAAGAAGAACCCGAAGGCTATCTACAAGCAGCCTGACGACGTGCAGACTGGTGGCTACGTTCCCGGTGACGAAAACGGCAAGGACGAGTTCCGCTGGGCTGCTGCCGAACTCTACCGCGCGAAGGCTGTTGCCGGCGTTAAGACCGACAAGGCTGCCGCCGGTTACCTGAAGGACTTGAAGGGCAATCCGTTCACGGCAAATGGCGCCTGGTGGGGCGACGTGAACATGCTTGCCGCATTCCGCGTGGCGCTCGATTCCGCCGACTTTGACAAGGACTTGGTTGCCGCTGCGAAGAAGACGGTGATGAACGAGGCGAACAACCTGCGTGCCGTGGGCGACACGAGCGCCTACCGCTTGCCCGCTTTCCCGTGGAGCTGGAATTGGGGTAGCAACAGCGCGATGGCGAACAACGGCATGGTGCTGGTGCATGCCTACCTGCTTACCGGTGACAAGAGCTACCTGGATGGCGCGCAGCAGTGCCTTGACTACCTGCTGGGCAAGAACCCGATGGACATTACCTATGTGACAGGATTCGGCTACAGGAGCCCGCGCAATCCGCACCATCGCCCGAGCGAATCTGACCTGGTGGACGATCCGGTGCCGGGCATGCTCGTGGGTGGCCCGCACTTGGGCAAGCAGGACATTAACCTGGACGGCAAGGAACACTGGAAGTGCCCGAACTATGCCGCTGCCGACAAGCCGGCTCTCGCCTACATCGACAACCGTTGCAGCTATGCGACTAACGAGGTGGCCATCAACTGGAACGCCCCGCTTGCGTACCTCGCCGCTGCCCTCGAGGCCATCTACTCGAAATAG